In Mercurialis annua linkage group LG5, ddMerAnnu1.2, whole genome shotgun sequence, a single genomic region encodes these proteins:
- the LOC126679890 gene encoding uncharacterized protein LOC126679890 — protein METDRSWMYRSHTNGLLTTGYKEHVKEFVRFALRHPACMSGVQIKCPCPKRGCRNTSYRDVDEVEFHLLKNGFVKGYQVWVFHGEGSVLNPPPLAQLPEQDVEFDYEDEGPGEFSSAQRMILDAVGPQITFPEDELPNAEAQKFYDMMRAAEEDIWPGNNRHSPFSASAKVMEIKCRHKGSVALVDDVCGLIQELLPEDNKMPTNFAKIKKLVKGLGLPVEVIDCCFYNCMIYWGEDADLTHCKVCNYARWKPVPHGKSTKRKANVPYSKMFYFPITPRLQRLYASKATARHMTWHADHEMEGDKMCHPSDSPAWKRFSELHSEFADEGRNIRLGLCSDGFQPFTNFGQQYSSWPVILTPYNLPPGMCMKDEFMFLTVLVPGPRNPKHLMDIFLQPLIAELNQLWECGVQTYDVHKRQNFQLKAALMWTINDFPAYSMLSGWSTAGRKACPYCMENTDAFTLEKSGKQSWFDCHRKFLPPNHQFRRNVTDFRKGKREVGKRFAGVRTGDELLAEIDRLGFKKAFEPGAKVTNALLSKDHGWNKKSIFWDLPYWRTNVIRHNLDVMHIEKNVFDNIFNTVLNVPGKTKDHAKSREELNDICDRPGLAKDPATGRYPKAMYALDRDSKRVLLEWIQKIKFPDGYASNLSRCVDLKGLKMHGMKSHDCHVFMQRLLPIALRELLPKNVWEPLTELSIFFRELTSTSLSQEDLNRMETEIPKILCKLERIFPPSFFDSMEHLPVHLPYEAMMAGPVQYRWMYPFERYLRKLKKKVTNKGRVEGSISSGYLQEEIAKFASYYFAEGDPMLPVRLGRNETCDMDIDEDADRLGIFKPKGKPLRGSGRRYLEDDEIIAARTYVLLNCSEIEDYRRVFVAGLRERNSDISETEIERVLESDFASWFEQYVKDPTVCTNPFILSLAKGPCRKVTTYKGYYVNGFKFLTQEYGQDQLTMNSGVCVRGTEYVEGENDFYGVLTDIIELEYPALPMKQTVIFKCEWFDPTDTGTDTTNRYNLVDVNHRRRYNKYEPFILAEQADQVHYLPYPSRKRDKVNWWAVCKIKARSELDMPDAIIPAFQDDIEENPLIVETDDNPTNLADLNEVADEDALQIPPAEDEEEEFPPSSSDEDEEQLD, from the exons ATGGAGACggaccgcagttggatgtacaGGAGCCACACAAACGGGCTGCTAACCACAGGCTATAAGGAGCATGTGAAGGAGTTTGTCCGGTTTGCATTACGGCATCCGGCTTGTATGAGCGGGGTACAGATAAAATGCCCCTGCCCTAAGAGAGGTTGTCGAAATACAAGCTATCGGGATGTTGATGAGGTGGAATTCCATCTATTGAAGAATGGGTTCGTGAAAGGGTACCAAGTATGGGTTTTTCATGGCGAGGGGAGCGTTTTGAACCCCCCTCCCCTTGCACAGTTACCAGAGCAGGATGTTGAGTTCGACTATGAAGATGAGGGGCCAGGTGAGTTCAGTTCCGCTCAAAGAATGATTCTTGATGCGGTCGGTCCACAAATAACGTTTCCTGAAGATGAGCTCCCGAATGCTGAAGCTCaaaaattttatgatatgatgcgtgcggctgAAGAAGACATATGGCCTGGGAATAACAGACACTCTCCATTTTCTGCATCTGCTAAAGTGATGGAGATCAAGTGTCGACATAAGGGTTCGGTAGCTTTAGTTGACGACGTATGCGGATTGATACAGGAGCTGCTCCCGgaggacaacaagatgccaacgaattttgctaaaattaagaAGCTGGTCAAAGGTTTGGGGTTGCCGGTTGAGGTTATTGACTGTTGTTTTTATAACTGTATGATTTATTGGGGGGAGGACGCGGATCTAACGCACTGCAAAGTTTGCAATTATGCGCGGTGGAAACCTGTGCCCCACGGAAAATCCACAAAAAGAAAGGCTAACGTGCCATATAGTAAAATGTTCTATTTTCCAATAACTCCGAGGCtacagaggttgtacgcttcgaAAGCCACTGCTCGGCATATGACCTGGCACGCAGACCACGAGATGGAGGGTGATAAGATGTGCCACCCGTCCGACTCTCCGGCTTGGAAACGTTTTAGTGAACTGCATTCTGAGTTTGCCGATGAAGGGAGAAATATCAGATTAGGCTTATGCTCCGATGGGTTTCAGCCATTTACCAATTTTGGGCAGCAGTATTCCTCGTGGCCGGTCATTTTGACGCCGTACAATCTCCCCccaggcatgtgcatgaaggatgagtttatgtttttaacggTTTTGGTACCGGGGCCTAGAAACCCGAAACACCTAATGGATATCTTCCTACAGCCGCTGATTGCAGAGTTGAACCAACTGTGGGAATGTGGAGTCCAGACATATGACGTTCATAAGCGTCAGAATTTTCAACTAAAAGCGGCTCTTATgtggacaataaatgactttcccgcttattctATGTTGTCTGGTTGGAGCACTGCTGGTAGAAAAGCATGCCCGTACTGCATGGAAAACACCGATGCATTCACACTGGAAAAAAGCGGtaaacaatcgtggtttgattgccatcGCAAGTTTTTGCCTCCGAATCACCAATTCCGTCGAAATGTTACTGATTTCCGTAAGGGGAAACGAGAGGTCGGCAAAAGGTTTGCAGGGGTGAGAACTGGAGATGAACTGTTAGCAGAGATTGATCGACTGGGGTTTAAGAAGGCATTTGAGCCTGGTGCGAAAGTTACTAATGCATTACTGTCAAAAGATCATGggtggaataaaaaaagtatcttTTGGGATTTGCCTTATTGGAGAACGAATGTAATacgtcacaatctcgatgtcatgcacattgagaaaaatgtCTTCGATAACATTTTTAATACCGTTCTCAATGTCcccgggaaaacaaaagaccatgcaaaatctcGTGAAGAGTTGAACGACATCTGTGATCGGCCAGGGTTAGCTAAAGATCCGGCAACTGGGAGATATCCAAAGGCAATGTATGCTTTGGATAGGGATTCAAAACGAGTTTTGCTTGAGTGGATTCAGAAAATAAAGTTTCCAGACGGGTACGCGTCAAACTTGTCTAGATGTGTTGATCTAAAGGGgctgaaaatgcatggaatgaaaagtcatgactgcCATGTTTTTATGCAACGACTCCTGCCAATCGCTCTTCGGGAGCTACTTCCGAAAAATGTGTGGGAGCCTCTAACAGAGTTAAGTATCTTCTTCAGGGAGTTAACTTCCACGTCACTGTCACAGGAAGATCTAAACCGTATGGAAACTGAGATCCCAAAAATCCTGTGTAAGTTGGAACGCATATTTCCacccagcttttttgactctATGGAGCATCTTCCCGTGCATCTTCCGtatgaagctatgatggcaggaccggttcagtatcgctggatgtatccatttgaaag atatttgaggaaattgaaaaaaaaggtcaCTAATAAAGGCAGGGTCGAAGGGAGCATTAGTAGTGGATATCTGCAAGAAGAAATCGCTAAATTTGCATCCTATTATTTTGCTGAAGGCGATCCGATGTTACCCGTGCGTTTGGGAAGAAATGAAACTTGTGATATGGATATCGATGAAGATGCCGACAGACTGggaatttttaaacctaagggAAAGCCGTTGCGTGGTAGCGGCAGGAGATATCTTGAAGACGATGAGATCATCGCTGCTCGGACCTATGTTCTTCTGAATTGTTCCGAAATCGAAGATTATCGAAG GGTTTTTGTGGCCGGATTGCGCGAAAGGAACAGTGACATAAGTGAAACAGAAATTGAAAGAGTGCTTGAAAGTGATTTCGCCTCTTGGTTCGAACAATAT GTGAAAGATCCAACTGTCTGTACTAATCCGTTTATTCTGAGTCTCGCAAAGGGACCGTGTAGAAAGGTCACCACATATAAGGGATACTATGTAAATGGCTTCAAATTTCTGACTCAGGAATATGGGCAGGATCAACTTACAATGAATAGCGGTGTGTGCGTAAGGGGAACAGAATATGTTGAGggtgaaaatgacttttatggagtgctaacggacataattgagttagagtatccagctctaCCAATGAAGCAGACCGTCATTTTCAAATGCGAATGGTTCGACCCTACGGATACAGGCACGGACACTACCAATCGATACAACTTGGTAGATGTTAATCACAGACGCAGGTACAATAAATACGAACCGTTCATTTTGGCAGAACAGGCTGACCAAGTTCACTACCTTCCATATCCAAGTAGAAAACGGGACAAAgtaaattggtgggcagtttgcaaAATTAAGGCACGATCagaacttgacatgcccgaTGCAATTATCCCGGCCTTTCAAGATGACATTGAAGAAAATCCCCTTATAGTTGAAACGGACGACAATCCCACAAATTTAGCTGACCTGAATGAGGTGGCGGACGAAGATGCGTTGCAAATCCCTCCTgctgaagatgaagaagaagaatttccgccatcctcatcagacgaagatgaagaACAACTTGACTGA